A single genomic interval of Piliocolobus tephrosceles isolate RC106 chromosome 7, ASM277652v3, whole genome shotgun sequence harbors:
- the LOC111551379 gene encoding guanine nucleotide-binding protein G(I)/G(S)/G(O) subunit gamma-11: MPALPIEDLPEKEKLKMEVEQLRKEVKLQRQQVSKCSEEIKNYIEERSGEDPLVKGIPEDKNPFKEKGSCVIS, from the coding sequence ATGCCTGCCCTTCCCATCGAAGATTTGCCagagaaggaaaaactgaaaatggaaGTTGAGCAGCTTCGCAAAGAAGTGAAGTTGCAGAGACAACAAGTGTCTAAATGttctgaagaaataaagaactaTATTGAAGAACGTTCTGGAGAGGATCCTCTAGTAAAGGGAATTCCAGAAGACAAGAACCCCTTTAAAGAAAAAGGCAGCTGCGTTATTTCATAA